From one Desmodus rotundus isolate HL8 chromosome X, HLdesRot8A.1, whole genome shotgun sequence genomic stretch:
- the ARMCX3 gene encoding armadillo repeat-containing X-linked protein 3, translating to MGYARKVGWVTAGLVIGAGACYCIYKLARGRKQNKEKMAEGGPGDVDDVGDCPGARYNDWSDDDDNNSESKGIVWYPPWARIGTEAGTRARARARARATRARRAVQKRASPNSDDTILSPQELQKVLCLVEMSEKPYILEAALIALGNNAAYAFNRDIIRDLGGLPIVAKILNTRDPIVKEKALIVLNNLSVNTENQRRLKIYMNQVCDDTITSRLNSSVQLAGLRLLTNMTVTNEYQHMLANSISDFFRLFSAGNEETKFQVLKLLLNLAENPAMTRELLRAQVPSSLGSLFNNKENKEVILKLLLIFENINDNFKWEENEPTQNHFSEGSLFFFLKEFQVCADKILGIESHHDFLVKVKVGKFMAKLAEHMFPNSQE from the coding sequence ATGGGCTACGCCAGGAAAGTAGGCTGGGTGACTGCAGGACTGGTGATTGGGGCTGGTGCCTGCTATTGCATTTATAAACTGGCccggggaagaaaacaaaacaaagagaaaatggcTGAGGGTGGGCCTGGGGATGTGGATGATGTTGGGGACTGCCCTGGGGCCAGGTACAATGACTGGTCTGATGACGATGATAACAACAGTGAGAGCAAGGGTATAGTATGGTACCCACCTTGGGCCCGGATTGGCACTGAGGCTGGGACCAGAGCTAGGGCCAGGGCAAGGGCAAGGGCTACCCGGGCTCGTCGAGCTGTTCAGAAACGGGCTTCCCCCAACTCAGATGATACTATTTTGTCCCCTCAAGAGCTGCAAAAAGTTCTTTGCTTGGTTGAGATGTCGGAAAAGCCCTATATTCTTGAAGCAGCTTTAATTGCTCTGGGTAACAATGCTGCTTATGCATTTAACAGAGATATTATTCGTGATCTGGGTGGTCTCCCTATTGTTGCAAAGATTCTTAATACTCGGGATCCCATCGTTAAGGAAAAGGCTTTAATTGTCCTGAATAACCTGAGTGTGAATACTGAAAATCAGCGCAGGCTTAAGATATACATGAATCAAGTGTGTGATGACACAATCACTTCTCGCTTGAATTCATCTGTGCAGCTGGCTGGACTAAGGTTGCTTACGAATATGACTGTTACTAATGAGTATCAGCACATGCTTGCTAATTCCATTTCGGACTTTTTCCGTTTATTTTCAGcaggaaatgaagaaaccaaattTCAGGTTTTGAAACTCCTCTTGAATTTGGCTGAAAATCCAGCCATGACTAGAGAACTTCTCAGGGCCCAAGTACCATCTTCACTGGGTTCCCTCTTTAATAACAAGGAGAACAAAGAGGTTATTCTGAAACTTCTGCTCATATTTGAGAATATAAATGACAACTttaaatgggaagaaaatgaacCTACTCAGAATCATTTCAGTGAAggttcactttttttctttttaaaagaatttcaggTGTGTGCTGATAAGATTCTGGGGATAGAAAGTCACCATGATTTTTTGGTGAAAGTAAAAGTTGGAAAATTCATGGCCAAACTGGCTGAGCATATGTTCCCAAACAGCCAGGAGTAA